The Bacteriovorax sp. Seq25_V genome has a window encoding:
- a CDS encoding aminotransferase class III-fold pyridoxal phosphate-dependent enzyme — translation MINGVNSEEIQSNINKLFSSILKEQQKYTAIKAADEDKKHLTEEKLAEYTKNRGKGFFYNYLSSGRGHGPFTELIDGSVKLDLIGGIGPNILGHSHPLYIKAHLEAACSDTIMCGNLQPYQEAANLTNLLISKVQKSKLRNFWYTGSGSFANDLALKLIWQKKDPAYRLIAFTKAFAGRSVATQDITYNASYREGMQTAVNVDHVPHFDQTNPEGSAQRTIDALNEVVKQHPGQHCAIMLELVQGEGGFIFGEKDYYVQIFEWAKAHGLYIWIDEVQTFARTKELFAFQTLGLDEYVDIVTVGKALQCCGTLYSDELNPKPGLIAGTFNGSLTALNAGEKIVRYLTEGNFYGEKGRMAELEHTFISRLKHLGATSCKGKITYAGGIGTMIAFEVGDSSGPVTTKFVKDLFDRGLLVFTAGSAPTRVRMLLPVCLTDEQIDIALKIIEETVIETIN, via the coding sequence ATGATTAACGGAGTAAATTCTGAAGAAATTCAATCAAATATAAATAAACTCTTTTCTTCTATTCTCAAAGAACAACAAAAATATACAGCAATAAAAGCAGCCGATGAGGATAAGAAACATCTTACTGAAGAAAAGTTAGCTGAATACACAAAAAACAGAGGAAAAGGTTTCTTTTATAATTATCTTTCAAGTGGAAGGGGGCATGGTCCATTCACTGAACTCATTGATGGATCAGTTAAACTTGACTTAATTGGTGGGATTGGACCAAATATTCTTGGTCACTCTCACCCACTTTATATTAAAGCTCACCTTGAAGCTGCATGCTCTGACACAATCATGTGTGGAAACTTGCAACCATATCAAGAGGCGGCAAACTTAACAAATCTTCTGATTTCCAAAGTTCAAAAAAGTAAACTTAGAAACTTTTGGTACACAGGTTCTGGATCTTTTGCGAATGATTTAGCGCTTAAACTAATTTGGCAAAAGAAAGACCCGGCTTATCGCCTTATTGCTTTCACAAAAGCTTTTGCAGGAAGAAGTGTTGCAACTCAAGATATCACTTACAATGCTAGCTACCGTGAAGGCATGCAAACAGCTGTTAACGTTGATCACGTTCCACACTTTGACCAAACTAATCCAGAAGGCTCTGCTCAAAGAACAATCGATGCTCTCAATGAAGTTGTTAAACAACATCCAGGACAGCATTGTGCGATTATGCTTGAATTAGTTCAAGGAGAAGGTGGATTCATCTTTGGAGAAAAAGATTATTATGTTCAAATTTTTGAATGGGCTAAAGCACACGGCTTATATATTTGGATTGATGAAGTTCAAACTTTTGCAAGAACAAAAGAACTTTTTGCATTTCAAACTTTAGGCCTAGATGAATATGTTGATATCGTAACTGTTGGTAAGGCCCTTCAGTGTTGTGGTACTCTCTACTCAGATGAGCTTAATCCAAAGCCAGGTCTTATCGCAGGAACATTCAATGGTTCACTGACTGCACTAAATGCTGGAGAGAAAATTGTCCGTTATTTGACAGAAGGTAACTTCTATGGAGAAAAAGGGCGCATGGCCGAGCTTGAGCATACTTTCATCTCTCGCTTAAAACATCTTGGAGCAACATCATGTAAGGGAAAAATCACTTATGCTGGTGGTATTGGAACGATGATTGCTTTTGAAGTTGGTGACTCATCAGGTCCTGTTACAACTAAGTTTGTTAAGGATCTCTTTGATCGCGGACTTCTTGTTTTCACTGCAGGTAGCGCACCAACAAGAGTTAGAATGCTATTACCTGTTTGCCTCACAGATGAACAAATTGATATCGCACTTAAAATTATTGAAGAAACAGTAATTGAAACTATAAACTAG
- a CDS encoding arginine N-succinyltransferase — protein MFRLRSVALEDLNDLYELSLLYTFINLPADKELIENKIKSSLQSFLDPDDDFSENHYIFVLEDLATNKVIGCSMIHSQHGTEDEPHFFLKVSQENKFSQSINTGFIHGTLKLGIDTDGPTEIGGLILNPDYRGNPMKLGKQLSFVRFLYMAIFPERFKSTIHSELMPPFDRDGKSPLWEAIGRRFLNMEYHDADILSRKNKEFILSLFPTGTIYETLLPIEARNAVGKVGKDTLPVKNMLESIGFEYNHEVDPFDGGPHYRCELKDLKPVKELFKATISFADSPKSSWFLVHLNKSPYSFEAVCVKGNRDGENLIINSKFKSLFKDVDGAQTFTTIPI, from the coding sequence ATGTTTAGATTAAGATCAGTAGCACTAGAAGATTTAAACGACTTATACGAACTCAGTTTGCTTTATACTTTTATCAATCTTCCTGCAGACAAGGAACTGATAGAAAATAAGATTAAAAGCTCACTTCAAAGTTTTTTAGATCCCGATGATGATTTCTCTGAAAATCATTACATCTTTGTTCTTGAAGACCTAGCGACTAATAAAGTAATCGGTTGTTCCATGATTCATTCACAACATGGAACTGAGGATGAGCCGCATTTCTTTTTAAAAGTTTCTCAAGAAAATAAATTTTCACAATCAATCAATACGGGTTTCATTCATGGTACGTTAAAGTTAGGAATCGATACAGATGGACCAACTGAGATTGGTGGTCTTATTTTAAATCCTGACTACCGTGGCAATCCAATGAAACTTGGTAAGCAATTATCTTTCGTTCGATTTCTCTACATGGCGATTTTCCCTGAGCGTTTCAAATCAACTATCCACTCGGAACTTATGCCTCCATTTGATCGCGATGGGAAGTCTCCTCTTTGGGAGGCAATTGGTAGACGTTTTCTCAATATGGAATATCATGATGCTGACATCCTAAGTAGAAAAAACAAAGAATTTATTCTTAGTCTTTTTCCAACCGGTACAATATATGAGACTTTACTTCCAATCGAAGCAAGAAATGCAGTTGGGAAAGTAGGAAAAGATACTCTACCTGTTAAGAATATGCTTGAATCTATAGGCTTTGAGTATAATCACGAAGTCGATCCATTTGACGGAGGCCCACACTACCGTTGTGAACTTAAAGATTTAAAACCAGTTAAAGAATTATTTAAGGCAACTATCAGCTTCGCTGACTCACCAAAATCTTCTTGGTTCCTTGTCCACCTGAATAAGAGTCCCTACAGCTTTGAAGCCGTTTGTGTTAAAGGAAATCGTGATGGTGAGAACTTGATCATCAATTCAAAGTTCAAGTCTCTTTTCAAGGACGTTGATGGTGCTCAAACTTTTACAACTATTCCAATCTAG
- a CDS encoding aldehyde dehydrogenase family protein: MFKLLGNYYYGKYTQPITTGAGATEIFIKRECPSDTDITLWTLPVDYSHVDDVIESSVKGFKTWRNTSLEERIQILRNYQSILKDKFDDIAKSIALEVGKPLWEAKTEANSLIAKVDVTISDSLPRIESKTFNNIMPDTNGYVHFKPIGPSLIIGPFNFPCHLANGQILSALISGNSIIFKPSEKTCYSSQLMFDCLAKAGFPEGVVNLIQGDGETARRLLKSKEIKGVFFTGSKDVGLKILEATHSDLSKLVSLELGGKNTAIVDETADLDFALEELIKGAFLTAGQRCTSTAIVAIHESIADDFINRFHDLAKRLIVDHPLDSEVEPFMGPLIDQRSVDQYLLFMGMAKREGIQEIMRGKHLEKAKHGYYVTPSIHRTDKFDPKSHFLTSEIFGPNCTFITYKNFEDAIDIANSTEYGLAASVFTKDPERFKYAVQNIDSGLINLNRSTVGASAKLPFGGVKNSGNYHPAAVTTIDSCVYQMATLEIYNTQATGNIPGLMNS, encoded by the coding sequence ATGTTTAAACTATTAGGTAACTATTACTACGGAAAATATACTCAACCAATTACGACAGGTGCAGGTGCTACTGAAATATTTATAAAAAGAGAATGTCCTAGTGACACAGATATTACACTTTGGACACTTCCTGTTGATTATTCGCATGTTGATGATGTGATTGAGTCGTCAGTTAAAGGTTTTAAAACTTGGAGAAACACTTCCCTAGAAGAAAGGATTCAAATTTTAAGAAACTACCAAAGTATTTTAAAAGACAAATTTGACGATATCGCAAAGTCTATTGCACTCGAAGTTGGTAAACCACTTTGGGAAGCAAAAACAGAAGCAAACTCACTTATTGCAAAAGTTGACGTTACAATTTCTGACTCTTTGCCACGAATTGAGTCTAAGACTTTTAATAACATCATGCCTGATACAAATGGGTACGTGCACTTTAAGCCGATCGGTCCATCACTGATTATCGGCCCCTTCAATTTCCCATGCCATTTAGCTAACGGACAAATTCTAAGTGCTCTAATCTCTGGTAACTCAATCATCTTTAAGCCCTCAGAAAAGACTTGCTACAGTTCTCAACTCATGTTTGATTGCCTAGCAAAAGCAGGTTTTCCAGAAGGTGTAGTTAACTTGATTCAAGGCGATGGTGAAACAGCTAGACGTCTTTTAAAGTCAAAAGAGATTAAAGGTGTCTTCTTCACTGGCTCAAAAGATGTTGGTCTCAAGATCCTAGAAGCAACACATTCGGACTTATCAAAACTTGTATCCCTTGAACTGGGTGGTAAAAATACTGCAATTGTTGATGAAACAGCTGATCTTGACTTTGCTCTTGAAGAACTAATTAAAGGTGCTTTTTTAACTGCTGGTCAACGTTGCACTTCTACCGCCATTGTCGCTATTCACGAATCAATTGCAGATGATTTTATTAATCGTTTTCATGATTTAGCGAAGAGACTAATTGTTGATCACCCTCTCGATAGTGAAGTAGAACCATTTATGGGTCCTCTAATCGACCAACGTTCTGTTGATCAGTATTTGCTCTTTATGGGAATGGCAAAGCGTGAAGGAATTCAAGAAATAATGCGTGGAAAGCACCTTGAAAAAGCGAAACATGGTTACTATGTAACACCATCGATTCATCGTACTGATAAGTTTGATCCAAAATCACATTTCTTAACAAGTGAAATTTTTGGGCCTAATTGTACATTTATCACTTACAAAAACTTCGAAGATGCTATTGATATTGCAAATAGTACAGAATATGGTCTTGCGGCTTCTGTCTTTACTAAAGACCCAGAACGCTTCAAGTATGCTGTTCAAAATATAGATAGTGGTCTTATTAACTTAAATAGATCAACAGTTGGAGCTAGTGCAAAACTTCCATTTGGTGGGGTTAAAAACTCTGGAAACTACCATCCGGCAGCTGTAACGACTATAGATTCATGTGTATACCAAATGGCGACACTCGAAATTTATAATACTCAGGCAACAGGTAATATTCCTGGACTAATGAATAGTTAA
- a CDS encoding HEXXH motif domain-containing protein, whose amino-acid sequence MKKINLLSTKYHQSLFKSLRRQYSDNIDMYRDDVEEDYENTHLTDSFQNFFKEAIFNSNLDEYCALNWYWFQLIEKMVHVIGLHEELVVSDDFNLSDSEDELFNFWNESDYAKSFLTQLNDTKDLLLVSKSHLLLLEQQIIGFYLLHIGFIPNQEATYYNIPEIGDGENRVYSYRLNAFFSDVGTREGHIVSLTTDVDTLYVNGKKETNSINLFSDELLLLSSSSDIDSELQTITSSVNKALTVLKEIAPDLHETFTSFTKYIIPINEKGIVSYSMQMLPGYSCINMFERDFVDLIDDLLHENGHHFMNAILNLEELIHEDDEKIYYSPWRRALRPIRGIYHAYFTFYWAYELFYRLALFIEQNPDQQHFNESEVLKIQTRFIEEYYMLTFCESDMKKANKDGKLTIEGFEVFKIIHTRIESHHQSVEAIENRIQSAEIKELKEHLAQTKSHYL is encoded by the coding sequence GTGAAAAAAATCAATCTTCTATCTACTAAATACCATCAATCTCTTTTTAAGAGTTTACGTAGACAATATTCTGATAATATCGATATGTATCGTGATGATGTCGAAGAAGATTATGAGAATACTCACCTCACTGATTCGTTTCAAAATTTTTTCAAAGAAGCTATTTTCAACTCCAACCTTGATGAGTATTGCGCTCTTAATTGGTATTGGTTCCAGCTAATTGAAAAGATGGTCCATGTCATTGGTCTGCATGAAGAATTAGTTGTTTCTGATGATTTTAATTTGTCAGATTCTGAAGATGAGCTTTTTAATTTTTGGAATGAAAGTGATTATGCAAAGAGCTTCCTTACGCAGCTAAATGATACAAAAGACTTACTTCTTGTATCAAAGTCACACTTGTTACTACTCGAGCAGCAAATAATTGGCTTCTATTTATTACATATTGGCTTTATTCCTAATCAAGAAGCTACATACTATAATATTCCAGAGATTGGCGATGGCGAGAATAGGGTTTATAGCTATCGTTTAAACGCATTCTTCTCAGATGTCGGAACTCGAGAAGGACATATTGTTTCTTTAACAACAGATGTAGATACACTTTATGTTAATGGCAAGAAAGAAACAAACTCAATCAATCTCTTTAGTGATGAGCTTCTTTTACTTTCTTCGTCTTCAGATATTGATAGTGAGCTTCAGACAATTACATCCTCTGTAAATAAGGCTTTAACTGTACTCAAAGAGATCGCTCCAGATCTTCATGAGACTTTCACAAGCTTTACGAAGTATATAATTCCAATTAATGAAAAAGGAATCGTTAGCTATTCAATGCAAATGCTTCCAGGTTATTCATGCATCAATATGTTTGAGCGCGATTTTGTTGATCTAATTGATGATCTTCTTCATGAAAATGGTCACCATTTCATGAATGCTATTTTAAATCTTGAAGAATTGATTCATGAAGATGATGAGAAGATCTATTATAGCCCATGGAGGCGTGCTCTAAGACCTATCCGTGGCATCTATCACGCATATTTTACATTCTATTGGGCCTATGAACTTTTCTACCGCCTGGCGCTTTTCATTGAGCAGAATCCTGATCAACAACACTTTAATGAATCTGAAGTACTTAAAATTCAGACTCGTTTCATTGAAGAATATTACATGTTAACTTTCTGCGAATCTGATATGAAGAAAGCCAATAAAGACGGGAAGCTAACAATTGAAGGTTTCGAAGTTTTCAAGATTATTCATACACGTATTGAAAGTCATCACCAAAGTGTTGAGGCTATTGAGAACAGAATTCAATCAGCAGAAATTAAAGAACTGAAAGAACATTTAGCTCAAACAAAATCACATTATTTATAA
- a CDS encoding tetratricopeptide repeat protein, with protein sequence MRNIYNSKKLYKSAQKFSSVIVRGVDAQEFLQRQLTNDLNKLAVGSFQLNARLDRNGRIHSFFYLVKNEDQFLIISQPELQDSIISELDKFLIMEEVEIVHDEREPKFYFGFKALDKTFEDVSRGNYLNLPALISFVEIESEGVSDNDLEELYLLSAWPSLGHTITLGTLINDTRLNELAVDYKKGCFLGQETVSKIETRRGAAKYPCWVSCETDFSNEFQLEEDTISGTKSVKFNDKFYKEVNLQRKHRVNGKEYFFDGKKLIIHTSAPLGGLDHTQLADDLYHRAIEIFHYGDEAHALELIQSVQMLNPKFADAYEVKGAILGQQNKFQEAIDVMDELLEVDPDSVMAHTNKSLYLMKLGKIEEAEEEKSLATVASFKKFGDEAKLKKEIEAKKQQELEDLKRREGMFYQVLEIDPEDDIANFGLADIFYKRDDYENALAKVEVVLNVKPKYSQAYLLKGKILEALKDYHVAIDVYKAGIEIASTQGEMMPANEMQSRMNSLKNIL encoded by the coding sequence ATGCGAAATATCTACAATTCTAAAAAATTATATAAAAGTGCACAAAAATTCTCTTCTGTCATAGTTAGAGGAGTTGATGCTCAAGAGTTTTTACAGCGGCAATTAACTAACGACCTGAATAAGTTAGCAGTCGGTTCTTTTCAGCTTAATGCAAGACTTGACCGTAACGGAAGAATTCATAGTTTCTTCTACCTTGTAAAAAATGAGGATCAATTTCTTATTATTTCACAGCCTGAGCTACAAGATTCAATTATCTCAGAGTTAGATAAATTTCTTATTATGGAAGAAGTTGAGATTGTGCATGATGAACGTGAACCAAAATTTTATTTCGGTTTTAAGGCTCTAGATAAAACTTTTGAAGATGTGAGTAGAGGAAATTATCTTAATCTTCCTGCTCTTATTTCTTTTGTTGAAATAGAAAGTGAAGGAGTTTCTGATAATGATTTAGAAGAGCTTTATCTTCTTTCTGCATGGCCATCTCTTGGTCATACAATTACTCTTGGAACTTTAATTAATGATACTCGTCTTAATGAGCTCGCAGTTGATTATAAAAAAGGGTGCTTTCTAGGACAAGAAACAGTTTCTAAGATTGAGACTCGTCGTGGGGCGGCGAAATATCCTTGTTGGGTAAGTTGTGAAACTGATTTTTCAAATGAATTCCAATTAGAAGAAGACACTATTTCAGGTACTAAGTCTGTTAAGTTTAATGACAAGTTTTATAAGGAAGTTAACCTTCAAAGAAAACACCGTGTGAACGGCAAGGAATACTTCTTTGATGGAAAAAAACTAATTATTCATACAAGTGCTCCACTCGGCGGACTTGATCATACCCAATTAGCAGATGATCTCTATCATAGAGCAATTGAAATATTTCATTATGGGGATGAAGCCCATGCACTTGAGCTGATTCAGTCTGTTCAAATGTTAAATCCTAAGTTCGCCGATGCTTATGAAGTTAAAGGTGCAATCTTAGGGCAGCAGAATAAATTTCAAGAAGCAATCGACGTAATGGATGAGCTTCTAGAAGTCGATCCAGATTCGGTAATGGCCCATACAAATAAGTCTTTATACCTAATGAAGCTTGGCAAAATTGAAGAGGCAGAGGAAGAAAAATCTTTAGCAACAGTGGCAAGTTTTAAAAAATTTGGAGATGAGGCGAAGTTAAAAAAAGAGATAGAGGCTAAGAAGCAGCAGGAATTAGAAGACCTGAAGCGCAGAGAAGGAATGTTCTATCAAGTCCTTGAGATAGATCCGGAGGATGATATTGCAAACTTTGGTCTAGCAGATATTTTCTATAAACGTGATGATTATGAGAATGCTCTAGCCAAAGTAGAAGTGGTTTTAAATGTAAAACCAAAATATTCACAGGCTTATCTTTTAAAAGGTAAAATTCTTGAGGCGTTAAAAGATTATCATGTTGCAATTGATGTTTATAAGGCAGGGATAGAAATAGCTTCGACTCAAGGTGAGATGATGCCTGCAAATGAAATGCAGTCTCGAATGAATTCTTTAAAAAACATATTATAA
- a CDS encoding iron-sulfur cluster assembly accessory protein — translation MENIVNISEKAIAHITEIFEKESKSFETIGLRLGVVGGGCSGLSYKIDFSEKKDKDNEMKFGKLRVFIDPKSSIYLKGVELDYKDGLNGKGFVFVNPNATNTCGCGESFTV, via the coding sequence GTGGAAAACATAGTAAATATATCAGAAAAAGCAATCGCACATATTACTGAAATCTTTGAAAAAGAGAGCAAGTCATTTGAGACTATTGGTCTAAGACTTGGCGTTGTCGGGGGTGGCTGTTCAGGTTTATCTTATAAAATTGATTTCTCTGAGAAAAAAGATAAAGACAACGAAATGAAGTTTGGAAAACTGAGAGTATTTATTGATCCAAAATCTTCAATTTACCTAAAGGGCGTTGAACTAGATTATAAAGATGGTCTTAATGGTAAGGGATTTGTTTTTGTTAATCCAAACGCAACAAATACGTGTGGATGTGGTGAATCGTTCACAGTATAA
- a CDS encoding FHA domain-containing protein has protein sequence MAIKLLIEVDDSTSVVELTNRAYKLGRSSKADLRLNDSLISGIHCEISMTRNAVINVRDLESTNGTFINGSKIVSQKFFIGDTLTIGKYSISIDIKSLTQKEYKSFYNAERTSIRFIDAGLKTKSIQHNIYEETKKNVVKDESQNIKDINLNFETASHSQLAAPEKPHAASKLDPVPSENNEPEDIEQKTDVAPNDCEFGFQNPTISQMKIIHDPKEAVEEDESLSLLASSTKNGYKSSGQTQFLQLSDKTGTRNKINKKKLSEPRPKKTKKKEKKKSLLEKILGIFKG, from the coding sequence ATGGCGATTAAACTTTTAATAGAGGTTGATGACAGTACATCTGTAGTGGAGTTAACCAACCGCGCTTATAAGCTTGGACGTTCAAGCAAGGCTGACCTGCGTCTCAATGATAGTCTTATTTCCGGTATTCACTGCGAAATTTCAATGACTAGAAATGCAGTCATCAATGTTCGAGACCTTGAGTCAACAAATGGCACCTTTATTAACGGTTCAAAAATTGTTTCCCAGAAATTTTTCATTGGGGATACTCTCACTATCGGTAAGTATTCGATCTCTATCGACATTAAGTCACTTACCCAGAAGGAATATAAATCATTTTATAATGCTGAACGAACAAGTATCCGATTTATCGATGCTGGACTCAAAACAAAATCTATTCAACACAATATTTATGAAGAGACCAAGAAGAACGTTGTTAAAGATGAAAGTCAAAATATTAAAGATATAAATTTAAATTTTGAAACTGCATCACACAGCCAACTTGCGGCGCCAGAAAAGCCCCATGCGGCCTCAAAACTGGACCCAGTCCCTAGTGAAAACAATGAGCCAGAAGACATCGAACAGAAAACAGATGTTGCTCCTAATGACTGTGAATTTGGTTTTCAAAATCCTACAATTTCTCAAATGAAGATAATTCATGACCCTAAGGAAGCGGTAGAAGAAGATGAAAGCTTATCCTTATTAGCAAGTAGCACTAAGAACGGCTATAAATCATCGGGCCAAACACAGTTTTTGCAATTGTCTGACAAAACAGGAACTAGAAATAAAATTAATAAGAAAAAACTTTCAGAGCCACGTCCAAAGAAAACTAAAAAAAAGGAAAAGAAGAAATCTCTTCTTGAGAAAATACTCGGAATATTTAAAGGTTAA
- a CDS encoding cob(I)yrinic acid a,c-diamide adenosyltransferase has protein sequence MKKAKVYTKTGDDGTTSLVGGERVQKSNARIHLYGDIDSLNSHVGLALSFKSAKQQHQAFDYLGELQSRLFDIGSNIACLAKERDKFQLPTISKSDITELESLIDQLEAQLPALKNFIMPGGCLMASQLHVCRTLARQIERNAVHFAADNVDEVPEVVLQFFNRLSDYFFVVARYANFQEGIAETIWQGKKSKS, from the coding sequence ATGAAGAAGGCCAAGGTTTATACAAAGACTGGTGATGATGGAACAACTTCTCTTGTTGGAGGAGAAAGAGTTCAAAAATCAAATGCTCGTATTCACTTGTACGGGGATATTGACTCTTTGAATTCTCATGTTGGTTTAGCTCTAAGTTTTAAATCAGCAAAACAGCAACATCAAGCTTTTGACTACCTTGGCGAACTACAGAGTCGTCTATTTGATATTGGAAGTAATATTGCATGTCTTGCAAAAGAACGCGATAAGTTTCAATTACCGACAATTTCTAAAAGTGATATTACTGAATTAGAAAGTCTTATCGATCAACTTGAGGCACAGCTACCTGCGCTTAAGAATTTTATTATGCCAGGCGGTTGCCTAATGGCCTCGCAACTTCATGTCTGTAGAACCTTAGCAAGGCAGATTGAAAGAAATGCAGTTCACTTCGCTGCAGATAATGTTGATGAAGTTCCCGAGGTTGTGCTGCAGTTTTTTAATAGACTCTCAGATTACTTTTTTGTTGTCGCGAGATATGCAAATTTTCAAGAGGGTATTGCAGAAACGATTTGGCAGGGAAAGAAAAGTAAATCTTAG